From the Cohaesibacter sp. ES.047 genome, the window GGCGGAGACCGGCAAGAGTGGCCCGCAACGCAACAGCTTGCTGGCACTTGAAGACTGGCCGAGCTATTCCATCCCGGATACCGGTGCAGCCGATGAGATCAACTGGATGGTCGACTTCATTTCTGCGGTTCGCTCGATCCGCTCAGAGATGAACATCACCCCGTCGACCCAGCTAAAACTGGAAATCGTCGGCGCATCGGATGAAACCAAGGCCCGCCTTGCCGCTCAGGACGCCGTCATCAAACGCCTTGCGCGCTGTGAAGACATCAAGGTCTCCGACACGGTTCCTCAAGGTTCAGCTCAGGTTGTTGTCGGCGAAGCCACCGTCTGTCTGCCGCTTGCAGGTGTCATTGACCTTGCCGCAGAGAAGGCGCGTCTGGAGAAAGAGCTCGACAAGATCGCCAAGGTCGCGGCCAAGTTCGAAGCCAAGCTCGGCAACGAGAAATTCCTCGCCAATGCGCCTGAGGAAATCGTCGCAGAACAGAAAGCAAAGCTTCAAGAGCAAAATGCTCTCAAAGCCAAGGTTCAGGAAGCGCTTGATCGCATTCTGGCCGCCAGTTAGGCCTGTTGAACTCGACTATTATCAAAGCCCCGGTGGAGCCGTTCACCGGGGCTTTTTTGTTGCGTCCATCTGGATAAGCAAGAAACGGGCTGCATGGGCGTGAAGGGCAGGGGAAGATCCCAAAAATCACGACTTTTAAAGGATCTCCCCCATGAGCTTCCGCATCGAAGGCCTCAGCCCAGACCGCTTTCGCCATCTCTTCGGCCTCTCAGATGAGGCGCTGGCGCAGCACAACGCGGTGCGGCATGTGGCAACGAACAACCCGGGCTTGCCAGACCGCATCTGCTTGCGCGATCTCGACATCGGAGAGAGTGCCATACTGCTCAATTACGAGCACCTGCCAACGTCGTCGCCCTATCGCTCCTCCCACGCCATCTATGTTTGGGAAGACGCAAAAGAGGCGACCTCTCTGACCGATATTGTGCCTGATGTGATGAAGCGGCGCATGATTGCTCTGAGAGCCTTTGACGAAGCCGACATGATGCTCACCGCTGATCTGGCGACCGGCGAAGAGATCGCGGCGACCATCAAGGAAATGTTTTCGGCTAGTTCGGTGCGCTACATTCACGCCCACTACGCCAAGCAAGGATGCTTTGCTGCCCGGATTGACCGAGCATAGCGCTGGTTCTTTTCAGAACTTTGGGCCTCATGGTTTTAGCCTCGGTCGACCTCGCCAAGCCTTGAGAGGCGACTAGTCATCTCGACCCATTCAAGACCGACCGCAGTGCGAAAAACCCCGACGAGCATGTCGCCGGGGTTCTTTCATTAACGGGAGAGACTTTGCTTGAAAGGCCTTTGCTATGCAGCGCTGACCTCGTCAAGAAATTCACCGATAAGGCCTTTCAATTCATCGGTGCTGACTTTCATTTCCGTCACTGCGGTCAACACGACATCGGCTGAACCGGTGGTGTCTCGTGCCTTGCCGCTTACCGCATGCATATTGGCCGTTGCTGATTGCGTACCCTGAGCGGCTTCCTGAACATTGGACGCAATCTCACCGGTTGCCGCGCCCTGTTGCTCGACAGCGGTGGAAATGGCAGTCGTGTACATATCGACTTCGCGCATGATCTCCGAAACCCCGGTGATCGACGTCAGCGTCTCATTGGTTGAGGACTGAATGGCGCTAACCTGAGCGCTGATTTCCTCGGTTGCCTTGGAGGTCTGGGTAGCAAGCTCCTTGACCTCTGCGGCAACAACGGCAAAGCCCCGACCAGCCTCGCCAGCACGAGCAGCTTCAATCGTCGCATTCAGCGCCAACAGGTTCGTCTGTTCCGCAATCGCCTGAATGAGACTGACGACCTCACCGATCTTGTGAGAGGCCACTTCGAGGCTCGCTACTTTGTGATTGGATTCTTCCGCACCGGCATTGGCCTTTGCGACCATGTCCTTGCTTCTTGTCGCCTGTCCCATGATTTCGGAGATGGACACGGTCAATTCTTCCGTTGCAGACGCAACATTCTCGACATTGCTGGTCGCTTCCTCCGCGGCGCTGGCGGCAGCCATCGTCTCATGCTCCGTCTCAGCCGCAATGCTTTTCACCCTGCCAGCAGCCTCATCCATTTTTTCGGTGTTGTGACTGACCAGTTCCAATGCACGATCAGCATTCCCCCGGAACGAGTGGATGAGGGTTTCGAGACGCGCCATGCGCTGCTTCTGCCTTTCGGAGTTCTGGCCGGTTTCAGATTCGAGCCGCTTGCGTTCGACTGCATTTTGACAGAAGGTCTCGACCGCACGGCTCATATCACCGATCTCATCCGCCCGATCGGTTCCGTTCACCTGAACATCGTGATCGCCGCCAGCAATCGCCAACATGGAGCTATTCAGCCCCCTGATCGGCGTTGCAATTGCACGTGCCAGCAAGAACCCCATTACGGCGCAAATGGTTATCAAAATGGCTGCGATGCTGCCACTTTCGATCGCCGAGGAAACGAAAGCATCGTCAACATCCGTCAACAAGACGCCAGATCCGAAAACCCAACCCCAAGGATTAAACGCCTTTACATAGCTAAGCTTTTTGTATTTTTCGCCATCAGAATTTTTCAGAGTATAATCCACATAACCGCCGCCATCTTGCTGTGCGGTATTGATAATTTCCTTGACATGATACTTGCCGTTGGCATCGCGGTCGTCAGCTCTGTTCACGCCTTCCAGGTGTGGCTTGCTAGGAAGTACCACAGTGGTCGCATCGAAGTCGTAGACGAACACATAGTCATTTTTTGCATAGCGTATGCCACGCAATGCATCTTTTGCCCTTTCCATGGCTTCAGCTTCGCTAAGCTTGCCGCTTTGCGCCATCTGGTAGTGCTGGTTGGCAATATTGTAGGCCGCTTCCACCACGGACTTGACTTCTTGCTTCTTGAAGTCGTGCAGGTTTATGTCAAGCATCCACATCTGGAATGCGAGCATGCTCACAAAAGCAATGCTGAAAAAGAACACAAGCCCATAAAGCTTTGCGGATACTGTCTTGAGGAACCAGTTCATGTCATCTTCTCCGACCAGAAACCGATCATTTAGATCGAAATAACTAAACTTCCTGGCGGAACCACAAAGCCTAGAAATGGTGTTTTGGCTATAACCTTCTAGATCTGATCTATGCTAAAGTCGTATGAAAAAACCATTAATCGGCAACAGCAATTCCCACGTGACTGCAAGTAAATTTGTCGTTGAAGTACATGTACTTAGGCATTTTTCTAGGAACGCTTGTCTTTGGAAACCATCCAGCAACAATCGAAACAATCACGCCGCCCTGCCAGTACGACTGGTTAACGCATCGATTCTATCAAGTCCCGTCATTTCAAGGAAATATGCGAACCGGCAACATCGCAAGATGTACAGTAGCTAATCTTGCGGCTGCAAGAGTTCGCAATCCTGTCAAAGGGGCCGCAAAGTGAGAGTGCAGACACAATCAAGGCATTAAGCTCAAGGCATTCTCGACGCAAAAAACACACAGACGATGCTGATAAGCCAAGGCACGGCTGCGAAAGCCAAGAAACCCAAATCAAAATAGTCAGCCGAACTGAACGTCTGTGTGGCATTGACACTACCAAACGCATTCGCGAGGCCGACTAGATACATCCATGCAAAAAATGGAATGACAAACGCAATAGCTGCGACGATGTAGAGAAGAATTTTCATGAACGGATGATAGCCATGTGCAGCGCTGCGAACAAGCCCTCGGCGAACCTCACCCCAACTTGACACCCTTCGCTCCGGCCAGTTCCTGAATGAACTGCCACGCGACGCGGCCAGATCGGGAACCACGCGTCGTGGCCCATTCAAGGGCTGATGCCCGAAGCTCGTCCGCGTCAACCTCGATGCCGTATTCCGACACATAACCATTGACCATATCGAGATAGTCGCTCTGGCTGCAATTGTGAAACCCGATCCAGAGACCGAACCGATCTGAAAGGGAGACCTTTTCCTGCACGCTTTCACTGGGCATGATTGAAGTGGACCGCTCGTTCTCGATCATGTCCCTCGGCATCAAATGGCGACGGTTCGAAGTCGCATAGAAGAGCACATTGTCCGGGCGCCCCTCAATGCCGCCATCAAGCACGGCCTTCAGGGACTTGTAGGCGGTGTCACCGGTATCAAACGACAGATCGTCACAAAAGAGGATGCATTGCTCGTCCCGGCCGCGCAGAATGTTCATCAAGATTGGCAAGGTTTCGATATCCTCACGCGCAATCTCGATCAGCTTGAGCGGAGCAAGTTCCCCGGACCGCTCCTCATTGACCTGCGCATGACAGGCCTTGACCAATGAGCTCTTGCCCATGCCGCGCGCACCCCATAACAGCGCGTTGTTTGCTGGAAGCCCCAGACTGAACCGCCGCGTGTTTTCCAAAATCATGTCCCGGTTGCGATCAACCGCCTTGAGCATGGAGAGTGCTACGCGATTGACTCTGGAGACGGGCTGTAAGTGTGGGGCAGGGGTGGCATGCCAGACAAACGCATCTGCTGCTGAAAGATCAGTGGGCTCCTGCTTGGGCGGCACCGCCCGCTCGATTGCTGCATGAATATTTTGTAATAAAGCGGCGATTTTTTCCAACTCAACGGCTGACATGGGCTATCCAACTCCAAATATTTCGACTCTGACAAACGAAGTCGGCGATAAAGGGTCAATAGTTGCCCTTTTTCCCTTTCATCTTGTCAAAAGGATCATTATGTCTAGGCCCTGATTAGCAGAGTTGGACCGCGCCTTGCAAACCGCCAAACGCGATGTTTGCAAAGTCCGTTTGGAACGCTATAGTCCGCTCAAATCAAACGGTGGCCACCCCGGGTGGTCCGACATAATTCAGTAAGCGCCCGAGCGATAAGCGTGGGGTCGCAAAAGGAGTCTTCGATGGACGCTACCAGTCCCGTGCTACAAATTCTGCCCTTTGTCCTGATCTTCGTGATCATGTATTTCCTGATCATTCGTCCGCAGCGCCAGCAGGTGAAAAAGCATGCAGAAATGGTTGCGAACGTGCGCCGCGGCGACACCATCGTGACCTCAGGCGGTCTTGTTGCCAAGATCACCAATGCGACAGACGAAAATGAAATCACGGTAGAAATTGCAGACGGCGTCAAAGTCAAGATCGTTCGCCGGAACATCGCCGAAGTCCGCGCCAAAGGCGAGCCGGCTGGGGACGCGAAATAATCGCGCACCCCTCTTGATCTCGACAGGGATCAGCCCCTGATAATGACCCAACGCACCCGGATCACAAACCGGGTGCTCTGCCAATATGGTAGGATTGCCGCATGCTACATTTCGCCAAATGGAAGGTGGGATTGGTGCTAGCCACAGTACTCTGTGGTATTCTTTTGTCTTTGCCCAATCTCTTTTCCGACAAAACCTTGAATGAATATTATCCCTCCTGGCTCCCCAACGGAAAGTTGGTTTTGGGCCTCGATTTGCAGGGTGGGGCTCATATCCTGCTTCAGGTCGAAGAGGAAGGCGTGATCCGTGAGCGCCTTGATATCCTGCGTGGGGATGTCCGCACGCTGCTGCGCGAGGACAAGATCGGCTATACCGGCCTTGCGATCCGCAAAAACGCGGTTCAGGTCCGTCTGAGGGACTTGGCGGATATTGATGCAGCAACCACCAAATTGAGAACGCTCGTCCAGCCGGTTGCCAGCAACATGCTGACCGGTGGCGGAGCAAACGAAGCCGAACTCAATGTCAGCGACGATGGTATCTTCCGTCTTTCCTTGACCGAAGAGGGCATTTCCACTCGCGTCTCCAATGCTGTGTCTCAGTCCATCGAGGTTATCCGCCGACGCGTCGACGAACTGGGCACAACGGAACCATCCATTCAGCGTGAAGGCGAAAGCCGCATACTGGTTCAGGTTCCCGGGCTGCAGGACGCGGATCGCCTGAAGAATATTCTGGAGTCGACTGCGAAGCTCACCTTCCGCATGGTCGATACAACCATGTCCGCCGAGTCGGCACTGCAATCCCGCCCACCGCTTGACTCCGAAGTTCTGTATGAAACGGCAGATCCGCAGAATCCGCTGCCCGAAAATCAGCGCACCCCGTATCTGGTTCAGAAACGGGTCCTGATTTCCGGCGATGAGCTCGACGATGCGCAACCGTCCTTTGATCCGCAGACAAACGAACCGGTCGTCTCCTTCCGCTTCAACACCTCTGGCGCGACCAAGTTCGCCCGCGTGACCGAGCGCAACGTTGGCCGTCCTTTCGCCATTGTCCTCGATAATGAAGTGATTTCGGCCCCTTCCATTCGTGAACCCATTCGTGGTGGCTCCGGGGTCATTTCCGGCTCGTTCACGGTGGACAGCGCCAACGATCTGGCCGTGCTGATGCGGGCGGGGGCTCTACCTGCCGACCTGACGATTGTCGAAGAGCGGACCGTTGGCCCGGGCCTCGGCCAGGACTCAATCGAAGCTGGTGAGGTGGCTGGTCTGGTTGGCGCAGCCGCAGTCGTCGTCTTCATGTTCATCAGCTATGGCCTGTTTGGCTTTTTTGCCAACGTCTCGCTGGTCTTCAACGTCACCCTGCTCCTCGGAGTCCTGTCAGGGCTTGGAGCAACACTGACACTGCCCGGTATCGCCGGTATCGTGCTGACGGTCGGTATGGCAGTGGATGCCAACGTGCTGATCTATGAACGCATACGCGAAGAAAACAATTTCGGACGTTCAACCATTGCCGCCATCGACGCCGGTTACAGCCGCGCGCTTGGGACAATTCTGGACGCCAACATTACCACCTTCATTGCTGCCGTGATCCTCTTCTCCCTTGGCTCCGGCCCTGTGAGAGGCTTCGCGGTGACGCTGGCCGTTGGTATTTTGACGACCGTTTTCTCCGCCTTCACCCTGAACCGCCTGCTGGTCGCGACTTGGCTCAAGTATCGCCGTCCGTCCGGCTTGCCCATTTGACCGACCGGAGATAATCTCATGAAACCTATTCGATTTATCCCGGATGGCACCCACATCGGCTTCATGAAGCACCGTTATTGGAGCTTCCCGATGTCCTCATTGCTCATCGTTGCCTCGATGGTGCTCTATCTGATCTTCAACCTCAACTTCGGTATCGACTTCAAGGGCGGAACGCTCATCGAAATCAAGACCGCGGAAGAGACTGCAGATGTTGCCAACATCCGAGCCAATCTAAACGCGCTAGACCTTGGCGATGTCGAGGTACAGGAATTCGGGGCACCCGATGATGTCCTCATCCGGATTCAGACCCAGGAGCCAACCGACGAACTGAGCGCCGAAGAGGCACAACAGCTCGTCGTCGATCAGGTCAAGGAAACCCTCGGCAGCAGCGTCGATTATCGCCGTGTCGAGGTGGTCGGGCCCCGTGTGTCTGGTGAGCTGGCAAGCGCCGGGACCATCTCGGTGCTATCCGCACTCTTTGCCGTACTGGTCTACATCTGGTTCCGGTTTGAATGGCAATTCGCCCTCGGTGCGGTGGTCGCAACGGTGCATGACGTGCTCTTGACCATCGGTGTGTTCGCCTTGCTGCAGATCGAATTCAACCTGACAACCATCGCCGCAATCCTGACGATCGTGGGCTATTCGCTCAACGATACCGTGGTGGTCTATGACCGCATTCGCGAAAATCTTCGCAAATACAAGAAAAAGCCGCTCAAAGAGGTACTCGACCTTTCGATCAACCAGACGCTATCCCGGACCTTGCTGACGTCCGTGACAACCCTGCTTGCGCTTGGTTCGCTCTATTTCCTCGGTGGTGAGGTCATTCGATCCTTCACCTTCGCGATGATCTGGGGTGTTTTTGTCGGCACCTATTCCTCGATCTTCATCGCGGCGCCGCTGCTCATCTTCCTCAATCTGCGTGCTGAACAGGTGCACCAAGAGGAAGAAACAGACGGATCCGGCAACGTGACAGCATCTTAGTTGCATGATTTTCAAATGGCTCAAGGGCAACAAAGACACGCCCGCGACCCCAAAATCCGAAATCGGGCAGGGCACAAACCTGCCCGATTTCGCAGACCAGTCTGACGGACACGTTGAAAACGCCGTCGCGCTGGCAGCCGGCCTTGAGATGACCGAAGTCTTCTACCCCGGCCATGACCCCATCGACTATTATGGCGATGGCGGGTTTCGATTTGGCACCATGTCCCATCAAGGCGCGCTGTTGTTCCTGCCAAGCGGCATCAGACGCTGGGATGTGGAAGAAACACCGACGCTTCAGAGCCTCGCGGCTTTGATGAAGGAAAAGGACGAGATCGAAATCCTCCTCATTGGCACTGGTAAGACACTGACTCCACCCGACCCCGCTCTTTGCAGCGCCATTCGCGCCGAAGGCATCAAGCTGGATATCATGGACACCGGCGCGGCTGTTCGCACTCTCAACATCCTGTTGTCAGAGGATCGTGCCGTCGCTGCTGCTCTCTTGCCAGTGGATTGACGGGAGGGCGAGGTCATGGCACGGATCGACCATAGGAATGCGACCGATCCATCTTTTGCATTTTGTCAGACCGAGGTGAAGCGAACCGATCCGCTCGCCCATTTCATTGCGTTGGTCGCGCCGGATGTGCATCGCCCCGCCCTGATGGTGCTTTATGCCTTTCTTGCAGAGATTGCCCGTCTATCTCAACAGATTTCGGAACCCGCTATGGGTGAAATCCGCCTACAGTGGTGGAAGGATACGCTCGAAGCGACTGCAACGGGGGATACTCAGGTACGAGATGCGCAAGGATGTGGCGCAGCCAATATCGGCCCACTTGCCTCGGCAATCCGATCCGTGATCAGGCAATATCAATTGCCACTGGCGACTTTTACGCACATTCTTGAAGCGCGACGGTTCGATCTTTACAACGACCCGATGCCGGATCTCGCTGCCTATGAAACCTATGCCGGGGAAACAGGGGCGCTGCCGCTCATGCTCGCAGCGCAAATTCTCAATGACGGCAAGCCGCTCACCTCCATTGCTGATTTGTCCGGACATGCTGGCATGGCAATCAGCCTGTCGAACCATCTCTACAATTGGCAGCGAGACGCAGGCCATCAAAGACTGTTCCTGCCAGTCGAGGTATTTTCGCGTTATGGGCTATCCACCAATGATATTTGGGCAGGAAAACAAGAGACCGCACTATCTAGCGCAATCAGAGACTTGTGCCAATTGGCTGACGCGCATCACAGCAAGGCGATAGCCTACCTCCGACCCGCAAAATCGGAAGGTCAGGCGCATCTGCTGCCTGCCTATCTCATGCTGGCGCCCGCTGCTCTCCTGCTCAAAAAACGAGAAAAAGCACCTCTCGCTGCGCTCAAAGTCCCCAATTGGCGGCTTTATGCGAGCGTCGTCCGCATGGCCGCTTTAGGCTAGTGCATCAGACATTGCGATCGTGTCAAGCCAGACACGAACATCCTGCAAGGCTCGGTGGGTCTGGGCCTTCTTCTTGGAAAGCTGCTTCTCAACACCGCGCATCTTGGACCCATCCTCTCGCCGCCGCGAAAACTCTGCAGGCGGGAAAAGGCCGAAATTGACGTTCATCGGCTGGAAGGACCGTCGACCACCATTTGAATCGATCAGATGCCCACCCGTGATGTGGCCAAGCAGCGCGCCAAAGGCGGTGGTTTCAGGCGGTGGCAACAAATCACACCCATGGATTTCAGCCGCGATGAACCGTCCCGCCAACAGGCCGATGGCGGCGGATTCCACATAACCCTCGCAACCCGTGATCTGGCCAGCAAAGCGCAGGGATGGGCGCGATTTAAGGCGCAGGGTCTCATCAAGCAGCTTGGGTGAATTGAGGAACGTGTTGCGGTGAATGCCGCCCAGCCGGGCAAATTGCGCCTCTTCAAGGCCGGGAATCATGCGGAAGACCTCTGCTTGCGCGCCATATTTCATTTT encodes:
- a CDS encoding Mth938-like domain-containing protein, whose amino-acid sequence is MIFKWLKGNKDTPATPKSEIGQGTNLPDFADQSDGHVENAVALAAGLEMTEVFYPGHDPIDYYGDGGFRFGTMSHQGALLFLPSGIRRWDVEETPTLQSLAALMKEKDEIEILLIGTGKTLTPPDPALCSAIRAEGIKLDIMDTGAAVRTLNILLSEDRAVAAALLPVD
- a CDS encoding ATP-binding protein, which encodes MSAVELEKIAALLQNIHAAIERAVPPKQEPTDLSAADAFVWHATPAPHLQPVSRVNRVALSMLKAVDRNRDMILENTRRFSLGLPANNALLWGARGMGKSSLVKACHAQVNEERSGELAPLKLIEIAREDIETLPILMNILRGRDEQCILFCDDLSFDTGDTAYKSLKAVLDGGIEGRPDNVLFYATSNRRHLMPRDMIENERSTSIMPSESVQEKVSLSDRFGLWIGFHNCSQSDYLDMVNGYVSEYGIEVDADELRASALEWATTRGSRSGRVAWQFIQELAGAKGVKLG
- a CDS encoding squalene/phytoene synthase family protein: MARIDHRNATDPSFAFCQTEVKRTDPLAHFIALVAPDVHRPALMVLYAFLAEIARLSQQISEPAMGEIRLQWWKDTLEATATGDTQVRDAQGCGAANIGPLASAIRSVIRQYQLPLATFTHILEARRFDLYNDPMPDLAAYETYAGETGALPLMLAAQILNDGKPLTSIADLSGHAGMAISLSNHLYNWQRDAGHQRLFLPVEVFSRYGLSTNDIWAGKQETALSSAIRDLCQLADAHHSKAIAYLRPAKSEGQAHLLPAYLMLAPAALLLKKREKAPLAALKVPNWRLYASVVRMAALG
- a CDS encoding methyl-accepting chemotaxis protein — translated: MNWFLKTVSAKLYGLVFFFSIAFVSMLAFQMWMLDINLHDFKKQEVKSVVEAAYNIANQHYQMAQSGKLSEAEAMERAKDALRGIRYAKNDYVFVYDFDATTVVLPSKPHLEGVNRADDRDANGKYHVKEIINTAQQDGGGYVDYTLKNSDGEKYKKLSYVKAFNPWGWVFGSGVLLTDVDDAFVSSAIESGSIAAILITICAVMGFLLARAIATPIRGLNSSMLAIAGGDHDVQVNGTDRADEIGDMSRAVETFCQNAVERKRLESETGQNSERQKQRMARLETLIHSFRGNADRALELVSHNTEKMDEAAGRVKSIAAETEHETMAAASAAEEATSNVENVASATEELTVSISEIMGQATRSKDMVAKANAGAEESNHKVASLEVASHKIGEVVSLIQAIAEQTNLLALNATIEAARAGEAGRGFAVVAAEVKELATQTSKATEEISAQVSAIQSSTNETLTSITGVSEIMREVDMYTTAISTAVEQQGAATGEIASNVQEAAQGTQSATANMHAVSGKARDTTGSADVVLTAVTEMKVSTDELKGLIGEFLDEVSAA
- a CDS encoding DUF1203 domain-containing protein, which codes for MSFRIEGLSPDRFRHLFGLSDEALAQHNAVRHVATNNPGLPDRICLRDLDIGESAILLNYEHLPTSSPYRSSHAIYVWEDAKEATSLTDIVPDVMKRRMIALRAFDEADMMLTADLATGEEIAATIKEMFSASSVRYIHAHYAKQGCFAARIDRA
- the yajC gene encoding preprotein translocase subunit YajC, with product MDATSPVLQILPFVLIFVIMYFLIIRPQRQQVKKHAEMVANVRRGDTIVTSGGLVAKITNATDENEITVEIADGVKVKIVRRNIAEVRAKGEPAGDAK